GTAGCAATCAAAGGAATTTGGGTACAAGATGCAATTTCTTTTAGGCCATCATGTTTTTTGAGACTGTCAAGTCGGATTTCAATAAGGTCTGGTTGTAAAACGTTTGCAGTCTGCAGTAATTGAATTGCTTCATCTACTGTTTTGGGGGGAATTGCAACGCAGACTCGTATTGTCAACGCTCTATCACTGCTTCTTCTTTCACCAATGTTCCAAAGTGCCTGCCGCCTTCTTCCACTTGGGCGAGGATTTTGTCTCCTTTTGTTAGGTCAGTTACGGCTTTAGAGCCGTCGGGAGTAACTACCCGTATGGTTTCGGCGTTTTGGACAATAAGTTTCAAACTTTTGCCTTCATGTTGTGCTTCAATTAGAAGCATTGGTCGCCACTCAATTTTTGAGCGAGCAACATTGGTTACCCTGACGTTTCCTTCACGGTCTACGATAAGGACTTCTTCCCCAGACTTTAGTTCAGACAAGTACCTTGTCCGGTTAGGAGAAGTAAGAGCATACAAAGACAAAGGACCAGCATTAACCCTGAAAGGACGAGTTTCAACATATGGGCTTTCATGAACTTCTGCCTGAACCAAAAACAAGCCAGAAGACTGACAACCCAAAAGCATACCTTCTCCGGGTTTCATGAGTTCACAGGTGTCAATACAGGAACGAGCTCCAGTTCCAATCTCTTTTACTTCAACAACTTCAACAGGAACCAAGCTTACACCAACAGACTCTTTCTTGGCAAAATCTGCAGTTTCCTTAAGTTCGTCAAGGCTATCAGTTTTCAGAACGACTCCATCTGAACCAAGTTCCAAAGTTTCTAAGGCTACTTTTGCCTCTTTTGCGTTGGAAACTTCTGCTAAAAGTTTGGTTTTTCCCCGAGTCTTTGCGATAAGGTTCTCCAAAGGAATAATCTTCCAGTCTGGAGTTCCAACAATAACATAATCCGACAAAAGTTCAGCAGCAGCTATGGCGGTTTCTTCATCCTTTTTGCTGTTAATAATCATTTTAACTGCAACACATTTTCCGTCTGCCTTCAGTTTTTTGACTGAACCAATCTCAGAAAAAGGAACAATAACAATGTCTGAATCTCCAGAGATAGAGGCTGCAGATAGCCCAGCTTTTTTTGCAGTTTCAATATCTTTTGGGTCAACTAATGCAACATCACAAAACTGTGACGCAGATTTTAACAGCTTAGTTTTTTGGAGTTCAGAAAGGGCAACATCGATTTCGACCCAAAGGTACTTCATTTTATTCACCCAGAATTTTCATAGCCTCAGCTACTGAGGCGTTATCATGAACAATCGCTGAAAGCGCCTTTACTATGTTTGTGGGATTCTCATGTTGAAACACATTTCTGCCAATTGACAATCCGGCACCGCCTCCAGTTATTGAGTCTTTTACCATTTGTAAAACATCTTTGGTCGTTTCGGCTTTTGGTCCGCCAGCAATGATAACTGGAACGGGACAAGAATCAGTAACTTGTTTGAAGGATTCAACATCACCAGTGTAATTGGTTTTTATGATGTCTGCTCCAATTTCTGCGCCCAAACGGGCAGCATGAGCCACTACATCTGCAGAATGCGCATTTTTGATGTTTGGTCCTCGAGGATACATCATAGCCAACAAAGGCATTCCAAAATCGTCACATTCACAAGCGACTTTACCTAAGGTTGCAAGCATACTAGATTCGTGTTTAGAACCCACGTTGATATGCACTGAAACTGCGTCTGCACCTAAACGGACAGCGTCATCTACTGTTCCAATCTGTGTTTTGTCGTTTGATTCAGGGCAAAGGGAAGAAATTCCTGACAAATGAATGATTAATCCTGCGTTTGCGTTGTCTACTTTTTTTGCTATTCCCCGATTTATGAGGACTGCATCAACATCTCCAAGTAGCAACTTGTTGATTATGTCTTGCATGTTTGTTAGTCCACTAATTGGACCAACAGTTACTCCATGGTCCATTGGGACAATCACGGTTTTATTGTCACTTCTGAAGATTCGTTTTAATCGTCTTTTTTTACCTGCTTCCAAAGGTTCTTGCCTCCTTTAGATGAACTTCTTCACTTTCAAGTATTCGGCATTAAGGACACCGCATCCAGCAGCTCCTCGTATCGTATTGTGACCCAAAGCAATAAACTTCACCCCATCCATCACAGGGTCTTTTCTGAGCCGCCCAACTACGGTGCTCATTCCATTGCCTTCCATTCGGTCTAACCGAGTTTGTGGACGATTAGGCTCCCAAGTCACAACAACTGGTTTTTCTGGGGCAGAAGGCAGTTTTAGGGTTTGTGGTTCACCAATGAAATTTTCCATAGCCTCAGCTACAGCTTGGGGCTCTGCTTTCTTTTTGGTTGCCACAAAAACAGCTTCCATATGACCATCAATTACTGGAACTCTGTGACAGCTAGATGAAACTTTAAAGTCAGCAGGTTTTGATGCAGTTCCCAGAATTTTTTGGGTCTCAGATTCCATTTTCGGTTCTTCACCGCCTATGAAAGGAATGACGTTGTCCACAATGTCCATTGAGGCAACTCCGGGGTATCCGGCACCGGAGATGGCTTGCATTGTTGACACTATGAGGCTTTTGATTCCAAACACATCATAGATTGGCTTTAGGGGCAATGTTAGAACTGTTGTACTGCAGTTTGGATTTGTTACGAGTATGCCGTCCCATTTTCGTTTTCTTTGCTGTTCTTCGATTAAGCTAACATGATCAGCATTAATTTCAGGATTAAGCATCGGAACATCGGGGTCCATTCGGTGAGAAGACGCGTTGCTAACTACCACATGTCCAGCAGCGGCGAAATCTGCTTCAACTTTTCCTGCTACATTAGAGGGCAAAGCAGAGAATACAATGTCAACATCTTTTACTTCGTTGGGGGTAATGTCTACTACTTCCATAGGGGCAACAGCTTCAGGAACTGGAGTTGATTGTCTCCATCTCGAGGCTTCTCCGTATGTTTTTCCAGCGCTTCTTTCTGAGGCAGCAACAGTTGTTACTTCAAACCATGGGTGATTTTCTAGCAGTTGAACAAATATTTGTCCAACGTTACCTGTTGCACCTAATACTGCGGCTTTTAGCATGATTTATCATCTCGTAATGCGTTTGTTACCAATTCCAGAGCTTTTTCTTTTTCGTTCCAATCGACAAAAAGAAGAATGCTGGAAGTGATTGTCATTAGTCCAAAAATGTTTATGCAGTTTATTCGCAAAGCCTCAGAGATTCGCCCAGTGAGACCGGGAGTTTTTTCTAAGCCAACCCCCTTGATAGTCAAAAACGCCAACTGTTTGCGCACAGACATAGCTAGGGTTTCTTTGTGATTTAGTATTGCTTCATGCATTTTCTCTAGAAGAACTTTACAGTTGTCGTTTTCGGTAACGTATAGTATCAATGAATCCTTGTTTAGAGATAACCCTAACAATTTCGCGTGTTCTTCTGCGGTTTCAGCTAATTCTTTGATTACTTGAGGGTTCTGGGACACACAATTTCCTACAACAGTAATCGACAAAGCAGGAGAAGGACTTGCAAGCTCCGCTCCTAAATCACCGGAAAGTGAGCCAGTAATAACTGTGCCGTCTACGTTTAGGTCACCGTGAATATTTCGGATTACTCTCACTCTTACTGAGGCCTCCTTGTATCGTAATGCTTTTCTGTGAATGAATTTGGTTCCTGAATCTGCTAAACCAACCAAGGTTTTAACATCAATTTCGGGAATCCGCTGAGGATTACTGATTACCTTTGGGTCGGCGGTCATTATTCCTTCAGCGTCGGTAACTAGGATAAGCTCATCTGCTTCTAAAGCCTTCGCTAAGATGAAAGCTGTTGTATCACTTCCACCGCGACCCAATGTTGTTACGCGACCATTCTGAGTTCTACCAACGAAACCCGCAACAACGGGAATAACACCTGACTCGACGAAAGGTAACAAATGCTCCTTTACACGTTTGTAACATAAATCTACCAATGGATTGGCATCTTGGAATGATTCATCAGTCACAATAGGCCACTCGTCATCATGGGGATCAACATACCGAGCCTTTATCCCTTGGGCCTTTAATGCTACAGCCATGATTCTGATGCTAGTGCGCTCCCCCATTGCCAAGATTTCGTCTAAATCGCGCTCATTTAGATTACCATTAGAGCTACCTTTAGCAGCATTGAACAGGACATCAGTGGTTTTTCCCATTGCTGAAACAATAACTGTGATTTGGGTTCCTTTCTTTGCTTCGTTAGCAACTGCCGTAACGGCTCGTAATATTTTTTCGTGGTCGGCCAGACTAGAGCCTCCGAATTTCACCACGATTCTTTTTTGATTTTTTTCATTATTTTTGTTCATAATAATTAAACACTCCAAAAAGCCCAGAAAACTAAAGAGGTTAAATTTTCAGTTACATGGGCCTAGTTATAAAAATAATAGCTAAAGCTATAGAACATCGAAGAATATGTCAGTGTAGTCATCGATTGGCTGTTCATAGACCCAGTTTCCTTGAATGAAACAAAAAAACTCCCTTCTTATATAAAAAAATATCGTATAGAAAAAATGGAACAAAAATGGATTATTCACGTCTTTGCCTGATTCTTTTGAAGACTAAACATGTTTTTGCAAATATTCTTTTGCTTCGGCGACACTTTGGAAACAATATTTGATTTCAGTAAAGTCCTGTCGTAACTTGATAGTGTCTTTTCGTACTTCTTCGGGAGTTCGTTTGCCTTTCACAACGTCTAGTATTAACGAACAGAGCTGTTCTATGTCCTCAGATTTGAAGCCTCTGCGGGTTACCTCTTGGAAACCTATTCGCAGACCAGAAGGATTACCACGATCGTGCTGGTTATCGTAGGGCAACAAGTTTTTGTTCAAAATGATGTGAGCATCTTCAAGAGCAAAAGCAATTTTTTCTCCTCCACCATACTCACGAACATCAACAACAACCTGATGAGAACGAGTGAAACCATTTTTTTGACCCAAGACTTTAATGCCATTTTCAAACAAGCACTTGCCAGCAGTTTGAGCGTTCTTGATGGTTTGTTTGGCTAAGTCTTTGCCGTATAGTTTCATCTCCAATGCTGCTAAACCTAAAGCAGGCAACCGTCCAAGATGAGTACTAGAGGCGCTCAATGGAAAAACTGCATACTGGACTTTTTTGATGGCTTTTTTCATGCGGTCATCTTCACAGTTAGCAAGAATTACTCCACCTTGGGGTCCAGGAAAAGTTTTGTGAGTTGAAGCAGTTATGAAATCCACACCTTCTTTGAAAGGATTTTGGAATTCTCCCCCTGCAATTAATCCTAAAACATGAGCTGCGTCGTATGCAACATATGCGCCATTATCTTTGGCAACTTTAGCCAATTCTTTTACAGGATGAGGGAATGGAAAAACACTGCCCCCAAAGGTTACTATTCCGGGTCGTGCAGCTTCAATTATTGTTGTAGATTTTTCTGCATCAATATTTAGTTCGTCTATGTCATAAGCATGATTAATCGTTTCTAGACCCAAAACGCTTCCAGCAAGACCAGAATAATCATGAGTAATGTGGGCTCCAGCACTTAGAGGTAAAACAACCATGCGGTCATTTT
This is a stretch of genomic DNA from Candidatus Bathyarchaeum sp.. It encodes these proteins:
- a CDS encoding 3-dehydroquinate synthase II, which codes for MKYLWVEIDVALSELQKTKLLKSASQFCDVALVDPKDIETAKKAGLSAASISGDSDIVIVPFSEIGSVKKLKADGKCVAVKMIINSKKDEETAIAAAELLSDYVIVGTPDWKIIPLENLIAKTRGKTKLLAEVSNAKEAKVALETLELGSDGVVLKTDSLDELKETADFAKKESVGVSLVPVEVVEVKEIGTGARSCIDTCELMKPGEGMLLGCQSSGLFLVQAEVHESPYVETRPFRVNAGPLSLYALTSPNRTRYLSELKSGEEVLIVDREGNVRVTNVARSKIEWRPMLLIEAQHEGKSLKLIVQNAETIRVVTPDGSKAVTDLTKGDKILAQVEEGGRHFGTLVKEEAVIER
- a CDS encoding 2-amino-3,7-dideoxy-D-threo-hept-6-ulosonate synthase: MEAGKKRRLKRIFRSDNKTVIVPMDHGVTVGPISGLTNMQDIINKLLLGDVDAVLINRGIAKKVDNANAGLIIHLSGISSLCPESNDKTQIGTVDDAVRLGADAVSVHINVGSKHESSMLATLGKVACECDDFGMPLLAMMYPRGPNIKNAHSADVVAHAARLGAEIGADIIKTNYTGDVESFKQVTDSCPVPVIIAGGPKAETTKDVLQMVKDSITGGGAGLSIGRNVFQHENPTNIVKALSAIVHDNASVAEAMKILGE
- the asd gene encoding aspartate-semialdehyde dehydrogenase; protein product: MLKAAVLGATGNVGQIFVQLLENHPWFEVTTVAASERSAGKTYGEASRWRQSTPVPEAVAPMEVVDITPNEVKDVDIVFSALPSNVAGKVEADFAAAGHVVVSNASSHRMDPDVPMLNPEINADHVSLIEEQQRKRKWDGILVTNPNCSTTVLTLPLKPIYDVFGIKSLIVSTMQAISGAGYPGVASMDIVDNVIPFIGGEEPKMESETQKILGTASKPADFKVSSSCHRVPVIDGHMEAVFVATKKKAEPQAVAEAMENFIGEPQTLKLPSAPEKPVVVTWEPNRPQTRLDRMEGNGMSTVVGRLRKDPVMDGVKFIALGHNTIRGAAGCGVLNAEYLKVKKFI
- a CDS encoding aspartate kinase; protein product: MNKNNEKNQKRIVVKFGGSSLADHEKILRAVTAVANEAKKGTQITVIVSAMGKTTDVLFNAAKGSSNGNLNERDLDEILAMGERTSIRIMAVALKAQGIKARYVDPHDDEWPIVTDESFQDANPLVDLCYKRVKEHLLPFVESGVIPVVAGFVGRTQNGRVTTLGRGGSDTTAFILAKALEADELILVTDAEGIMTADPKVISNPQRIPEIDVKTLVGLADSGTKFIHRKALRYKEASVRVRVIRNIHGDLNVDGTVITGSLSGDLGAELASPSPALSITVVGNCVSQNPQVIKELAETAEEHAKLLGLSLNKDSLILYVTENDNCKVLLEKMHEAILNHKETLAMSVRKQLAFLTIKGVGLEKTPGLTGRISEALRINCINIFGLMTITSSILLFVDWNEKEKALELVTNALRDDKSC
- a CDS encoding serine hydroxymethyltransferase, with the translated sequence MEDEFLKLTLGLVESNENHERYRGKECINMIASEGIKSPAVNEMLHLSKDLDSRYAEGENDLKGHVKARHYQGQKFMTKIEDYTTDLMKSLFGCNWADVRLVSGTHANLATFKGLSMATKNDRMVVLPLSAGAHITHDYSGLAGSVLGLETINHAYDIDELNIDAEKSTTIIEAARPGIVTFGGSVFPFPHPVKELAKVAKDNGAYVAYDAAHVLGLIAGGEFQNPFKEGVDFITASTHKTFPGPQGGVILANCEDDRMKKAIKKVQYAVFPLSASSTHLGRLPALGLAALEMKLYGKDLAKQTIKNAQTAGKCLFENGIKVLGQKNGFTRSHQVVVDVREYGGGEKIAFALEDAHIILNKNLLPYDNQHDRGNPSGLRIGFQEVTRRGFKSEDIEQLCSLILDVVKGKRTPEEVRKDTIKLRQDFTEIKYCFQSVAEAKEYLQKHV